A single genomic interval of Peromyscus eremicus unplaced genomic scaffold, PerEre_H2_v1 PerEre#2#unplaced_80, whole genome shotgun sequence harbors:
- the LOC131901418 gene encoding zinc finger protein 431-like: MEPIKDTFLALKPEEEACPNPETKVKETQDAVTYHDVHVNFTQEEWALLNPSQKNLYKDVMLETYMNLTAIGYNWEDLEVEEHIHLNRLIGKHQKTHTGEKPYECNQCGKAFVQHAHLQRHTRTHTGEKPNECNQCDKAFAQNSVLQMHKRTHTGEKPYECNQFGKAFAQNSVLQLHKRTHSGEKPYECDQCTKAFRHHSSLQRHTRTHTGEKPYECNQCGKAFLLHNNLEMHRKTHTGEKPYECNQCGKAFVHYSHLQRHTRTHTGEKPYECNQCGKAFAQNSVLQLHKRTHSGEKPYECDQCTKAFRHHSSLQRHTRTHTGEKPYECDQCTKAFGHHSNLQRHTRTHTGEKPYECNQCGKAFVLHNNLEMHRKTHTGSLSLGPMKKERRKTHTEEKPYECNQCGKAFVHYNHLQRHTRTHTGEKPYECNQCGKAFAQNSVLQMHKRTHTGEKPYECNQCVKAFACHNVLQLHKRTHSGEKPYECDQCTKAFRLHSNFQRHTRTYTGEKPYECDQSTKAFGHHSNLQRHTRTHTREKPYECNQCGKAFVQHGHLQMHRRTRTGE, translated from the exons gATGCTGTGACCTATcatgatgtgcatgtcaacttcactcaGGAGGAGTGGGCATTGCtgaatccttcccagaagaatctctataaagatgtgatgctggagacatatatgaacctcactgctatag gatacaattgggaagatcttgaagttgaagaacata tccatttga accgtttgattggaaa gcatcagaaaacacatactggagaaaaaccctatgaatgtaatcagtgtggtaaagcctttgtacagcatgctcatcttcaaagacacacaagaacccatactggagagaaacccaatgaatgtaatcagtgtgataaagcttttgctcaaaacagtgttcttcaaatgcataaaagaactcacactggagagaaaccctatgaatgtaatcagtttggtaaagcctttgctcaaaacagtgttcttcaattgcataaaagaacacatagtggagagaaaccatatgaatgtgatcaatgtactaaagcctttagacatcatagtagtcttcaaaggcatacaagaacacatactggagagaaaccctatgaatgtaatcagtgtggtaaagcctttttacttcacaataatcttgaaatgcatagaaaaacacatactggtgagaaaccctatgaatgtaatcagtgtggtaaagcctttgtacattacagtcatcttcaaaggcacacaagaacacatactggagagaaaccttatgaatgtaatcagtgtggtaaagcctttgctcaaaacagtgttcttcaattgcataaaagaacacatagtggagagaaaccatatgaatgtgatcaatgtacTAAAGCCTTTAGACACCATAGcagtcttcaaaggcatacaagaacacatactggagagaaaccatatgaatgtgatcaatgtactaaagcctttggacatcatagtaatcttcaaaggcatacaagaacacatactggagagaaaccctatgaatgtaatcagtgtggtaaagcctttgtacttcacaataatcttgaaatgcatagaaaaacacatactggctctctttctctcgggCCCATG aaaaaagaaagaagaaaaacacatactgaagagaaaccctatgaatgtaatcagtgtggtaaagcctttgtacattacaatcatcttcaaaggcacacaagaacacatactggagagaaaccatatgaatgtaatcagtgtggtaaagcctttgctcaaaacagtgttcttcaaatgcataaaagaacacatactggagagaaaccctatgaatgtaatcagtgtgttaaagcctttgcttgccacaatgttcttcaactgcataaaagaacacatagtggagagaaaccatatgaatgtgatcaatgtacTAAAGCCTTTAGACTTCATAGTAAttttcaaaggcatacaagaacatatactggagagaaaccatatgaatgtgatcaaagtactaaagcctttggacatcatagtaatcttcaaaggcatacaagaacacatactagagagaaaccctatgaatgtaatcagtgtggtaaagcttttgtacagcatggtcatcttcaaatgcatcgAAGAACACGTACTGGAGAGTAA